In Flavobacteriales bacterium, the following are encoded in one genomic region:
- a CDS encoding DUF2007 domain-containing protein has protein sequence MEDESSMVKIFTGSEIAAMHLKGILEEIGLPVKIRNDYHVELTAGFGGVAGSAMVDLYILERNLDKAQPIIDEFSHGKQ, from the coding sequence ATGGAAGACGAAAGTTCGATGGTAAAAATATTTACAGGAAGTGAAATTGCCGCAATGCACTTAAAAGGAATCTTAGAAGAGATTGGCCTACCTGTTAAGATTCGGAACGACTATCATGTTGAACTTACTGCTGGATTTGGTGGGGTTGCTGGATCGGCAATGGTTGATCTTTATATCCTCGAAAGAAATTTAGATAAAGCCCAGCCTATAATTGATGAATTTTCGCATGGCAAGCAATAA
- a CDS encoding tetratricopeptide repeat protein has product MKETSLNNIQAWKLALIPAILAFFLYANTLDHQYALDDGLVLINNTLVQDGLGSLGEIFTTNMLNGINGFNGGVYRPTLIASFALEVELFGNNAFISHLFNVLYYALSVFVLGILMFRLFNKYHVLIPLSITLLFAVHPVHTEAVANIKGRDEIFAFLFSISSMLFFIKYIDTNKLLNAALGLLFFMISFISKESAITLIAVIPLMLHFFTDTNKEKIFKVLGALAAVTAILLWWHHHVISGMTRAMDDGIVSALNNSVVSTDSLIERLATGAYIQLLYVWKLIVPFYLTHDYSYNQIPVVGLFHAKSLGGLAVIIGLLFVAYKGLMKKDPISFGILFFFFTIITVANVLMYIGATFAERFLYAPSLGYAMVVGMLLPKLMRDKVLDLSSGVIQVLKNNKIYALVLIVLLSLYGARTIDRNKDWENNDTLFSNDVKIATESARIHYNWGTELYRQANDIIDIERRKNMAAKGAAELEMAVAIFPEYLDAWNNLGNCYKLTEEYDKAIFSFNSALQFDPGYSKAYYNGGFAFYDAKDYKNCITYLSNYLQLKQADYGLYYLIGKSYGNLGDFDNAITYLKLSLTLKPDYLTAMKDLGAAYGMKKDFKNSIEISLKAIKQDPNSINVLRNIAVGYYNLGDEPKYIEYLARSKAAEEAAKQK; this is encoded by the coding sequence TTGAAAGAAACTTCCTTAAATAATATCCAAGCCTGGAAACTCGCCCTGATTCCAGCGATCCTTGCATTCTTTTTATATGCAAATACTTTAGATCATCAATATGCTTTGGATGATGGCCTGGTCTTAATAAATAATACACTTGTTCAAGATGGTTTAGGAAGTCTAGGAGAGATCTTCACCACAAACATGCTTAATGGTATTAACGGATTTAATGGCGGTGTTTATAGGCCCACATTAATTGCCTCTTTTGCTTTGGAGGTGGAGCTTTTTGGAAACAATGCTTTTATCAGTCATCTCTTTAATGTTCTTTATTACGCGCTTAGCGTTTTCGTATTGGGCATTTTAATGTTCCGGTTGTTCAATAAGTACCATGTTCTCATTCCTCTTAGCATAACACTTCTTTTCGCTGTACATCCAGTTCACACGGAAGCTGTAGCGAATATTAAAGGAAGAGATGAAATCTTTGCGTTTTTATTTTCAATATCGAGTATGCTCTTTTTTATTAAGTACATCGATACTAACAAGCTATTAAATGCTGCATTAGGACTACTATTCTTCATGATATCTTTTATCTCGAAAGAAAGCGCCATAACGCTAATAGCGGTTATTCCATTGATGTTACATTTTTTCACGGATACAAACAAAGAAAAGATATTTAAAGTACTTGGTGCACTAGCAGCTGTAACAGCAATTCTTCTTTGGTGGCATCATCACGTTATTTCTGGTATGACAAGAGCCATGGATGATGGTATTGTGAGTGCCTTAAATAACTCTGTGGTATCTACAGATAGCCTAATTGAAAGATTAGCAACGGGAGCTTATATCCAGTTGCTATACGTGTGGAAGCTTATTGTGCCATTCTATTTAACCCACGACTATTCCTATAATCAAATACCTGTCGTTGGCTTATTTCATGCTAAGTCTTTAGGCGGATTGGCAGTAATTATAGGATTGCTGTTTGTCGCTTATAAAGGTTTGATGAAGAAAGACCCCATCTCTTTTGGCATCCTATTTTTCTTCTTCACCATAATAACGGTAGCTAATGTGCTCATGTATATTGGAGCCACTTTCGCGGAAAGGTTTTTATATGCCCCTTCTCTTGGCTATGCAATGGTAGTAGGTATGCTGCTTCCTAAATTAATGAGAGACAAAGTGCTTGATTTGTCTTCTGGAGTAATTCAAGTATTAAAGAATAATAAGATCTATGCTCTTGTTTTAATAGTGCTGCTGAGTCTATATGGAGCAAGAACGATTGACAGAAATAAAGATTGGGAAAACAACGATACCTTATTCTCTAATGATGTTAAGATTGCTACGGAAAGTGCACGGATACATTACAATTGGGGAACGGAATTGTATAGACAGGCTAACGATATTATTGATATAGAAAGGAGAAAGAATATGGCAGCAAAAGGAGCGGCCGAATTGGAAATGGCAGTTGCTATTTTCCCCGAATACTTAGATGCATGGAATAATCTGGGAAACTGTTATAAGTTAACCGAAGAGTACGACAAGGCCATCTTTTCGTTTAATTCAGCCCTTCAATTCGATCCGGGTTATAGCAAGGCATATTATAATGGAGGATTTGCTTTCTATGATGCTAAGGATTACAAAAACTGCATTACCTATCTATCTAATTACCTTCAATTAAAACAGGCCGATTATGGTTTATACTACCTAATAGGAAAGAGCTATGGTAACCTAGGTGATTTTGATAATGCGATAACGTACTTAAAGTTGTCTCTCACTTTAAAGCCGGATTACCTTACTGCAATGAAAGACCTGGGAGCAGCATATGGCATGAAGAAGGATTTTAAAAACTCCATAGAAATTTCTTTGAAGGCAATTAAGCAAGATCCGAATTCAATAAACGTTTTGAGAAATATAGCTGTAGGCTATTACAATTTAGGTGACGAGCCAAAATACATTGAGTACCTCGCAAGGTCTAAAGCAGCAGAAGAAGCTGCAAAACAGAAGTAA
- a CDS encoding O-succinylhomoserine sulfhydrylase, with the protein MGQNFETKAVRTQAERTQMKEHSVPMYLTSSFCYDDAEEMRATFNGEIDRNIYSRFSNPNTSEFEAKMCLLEEAERGHATASGMAAIFASFAALLSAGDHLLVSRSIFGSIHSLILHDLTRFGIEYTYVDVDKPETWEANIKKNTKMLFIETPSNPGLDIIDLEWAANLAEAHGLILNVDNCFATPYLQQPIKYGAHISCHSATKFIDGQGRVMGGIVLGNEELIEKVYMFCRRTGPSMSPFNAWVLSKSLETLAVRMDRHCENALKLAQILEAHPDIETVKYPGLKSHPQFEIAQRQMRLGGGVVTFTVKGGLERGVKLLDNLEMCSLTANLGDTRTIATHPASTTHSKLSDEERAAVGISNGLIRISVGLEDIIDIIKDIEQALDKSK; encoded by the coding sequence ATGGGCCAGAATTTTGAAACGAAAGCCGTAAGAACGCAAGCTGAAAGAACACAGATGAAAGAGCACTCTGTGCCAATGTATCTTACTTCTAGTTTCTGCTACGACGATGCTGAAGAAATGCGAGCTACGTTTAATGGTGAAATCGATAGAAACATTTACAGCCGATTTTCGAACCCTAATACAAGCGAATTCGAAGCAAAAATGTGTTTACTTGAAGAAGCTGAAAGAGGACATGCAACAGCTTCTGGTATGGCTGCTATCTTCGCAAGTTTCGCCGCTTTGCTTAGCGCTGGAGATCACCTTTTAGTTTCAAGATCTATTTTTGGTTCTATCCACAGCTTAATCCTACACGATCTTACAAGATTCGGAATTGAATACACATATGTAGACGTTGACAAACCAGAAACATGGGAAGCGAATATCAAGAAGAACACGAAAATGTTGTTCATTGAAACGCCTTCTAATCCTGGTTTAGATATTATCGATTTAGAGTGGGCAGCTAACCTGGCGGAAGCACATGGTTTAATTTTAAATGTAGACAACTGCTTCGCAACACCTTATTTGCAGCAGCCAATTAAATACGGCGCTCATATATCTTGTCATTCTGCGACCAAATTTATTGATGGCCAAGGAAGAGTAATGGGTGGTATCGTTTTAGGAAATGAAGAGCTAATCGAAAAAGTATACATGTTCTGCAGAAGAACTGGTCCTTCGATGTCTCCTTTTAATGCTTGGGTACTTTCTAAAAGTTTAGAAACACTTGCGGTTCGAATGGATCGTCACTGTGAAAATGCATTAAAGCTTGCACAAATATTAGAGGCACATCCAGATATTGAAACAGTAAAATATCCAGGATTGAAATCACACCCTCAGTTTGAGATAGCACAACGTCAAATGAGACTTGGTGGTGGAGTTGTAACATTCACTGTGAAAGGCGGATTGGAAAGAGGTGTTAAATTATTAGACAACCTTGAGATGTGTTCACTAACTGCCAACTTGGGAGATACAAGAACAATTGCAACTCATCCTGCTTCTACAACTCATTCCAAATTATCCGATGAAGAAAGAGCAGCGGTTGGAATTTCAAACGGTCTTATTCGTATTTCTGTTGGATTAGAAGACATCATTGACATCATCAAAGACATCGAGCAAGCTTTAGATAAATCTAAATAA
- a CDS encoding OsmC family protein, whose amino-acid sequence MKIEINRVNDAMHMEATNETGNVVSMDGSPEIGGVNAGARPMQLVLMGLGGCSSIDVLNILKKQKQVVDTYKVVITASRVDAVPSIFDEINIEFNVTGDVDENRLKRAIDLSVDKYCSVGRMIEKTAKITSSYTLNK is encoded by the coding sequence ATGAAGATCGAAATAAATAGAGTAAACGATGCCATGCATATGGAGGCTACCAACGAAACCGGTAATGTGGTTTCTATGGATGGATCTCCAGAAATAGGTGGTGTAAATGCTGGTGCCCGTCCGATGCAATTGGTTCTAATGGGATTAGGTGGATGTAGTTCTATTGATGTTCTAAACATCCTTAAAAAGCAAAAACAAGTTGTAGACACATACAAGGTTGTAATCACCGCATCTCGTGTAGATGCTGTTCCTTCTATATTCGATGAGATTAATATTGAATTCAACGTAACAGGAGATGTAGATGAAAACAGATTGAAACGCGCCATCGATCTATCCGTAGACAAATACTGTTCGGTTGGTAGAATGATTGAAAAGACTGCGAAAATTACATCGAGTTACACATTAAATAAATAA
- the metX gene encoding homoserine O-acetyltransferase yields MAKELFKTESTLHLDCGKRLNNIEIAYHTYGELNEDKSNVVWVCHALTANSNVEDWWGGLFGDGKLIGPDKFVVCANIIGSCFGSTGPTSIDPDSGKPYFLDFPMITMRDIAKAHVMLRKHLGIEKISLGMAGSMGGSQILEWAIIEPEVFEKMVVISTGAQESAWRIAIHTTQRMAIENDKTWGEKDIKAASNGLKLARAIGILTYRNYEIFQEKQLDAEPKIEDFKAASYIHYQGRKLLNRFNAYSYWYLTKAMDAHNVAWKRGNSIEKVLGDIKTNTLVIGTRSDLLSPIVEQIYLAEKLGNAVYKEIDSEFGHDGFLTETGLLTDIIKPFMN; encoded by the coding sequence ATGGCAAAAGAGTTATTTAAAACCGAGAGCACGCTACACTTAGATTGCGGTAAGCGTCTCAACAACATAGAAATCGCCTATCACACATATGGCGAGCTTAACGAAGATAAAAGCAATGTTGTTTGGGTCTGTCACGCGCTTACGGCAAACTCTAATGTTGAAGATTGGTGGGGCGGATTATTTGGCGATGGCAAACTAATTGGTCCCGATAAATTTGTGGTTTGCGCTAACATCATCGGTTCATGTTTTGGCTCTACAGGTCCAACTAGTATTGACCCAGATTCTGGCAAGCCATACTTTTTAGATTTTCCAATGATCACAATGCGTGACATCGCTAAAGCGCATGTTATGCTTAGAAAGCATCTAGGGATTGAGAAAATTAGCCTCGGTATGGCTGGCTCGATGGGTGGTTCACAAATCTTAGAATGGGCAATCATCGAACCTGAAGTATTTGAAAAAATGGTTGTCATTTCTACAGGCGCACAAGAATCGGCTTGGAGAATTGCTATTCATACTACCCAAAGAATGGCAATTGAAAATGATAAGACATGGGGGGAGAAAGATATTAAGGCGGCATCGAACGGATTAAAGTTGGCAAGAGCAATAGGTATCTTGACTTACCGTAATTACGAGATTTTCCAAGAAAAGCAATTAGACGCAGAGCCTAAAATTGAAGATTTTAAAGCTGCATCATACATTCATTATCAAGGGCGAAAATTATTGAATCGCTTTAATGCTTACTCATATTGGTACTTAACCAAAGCTATGGATGCACATAACGTAGCTTGGAAAAGAGGAAATAGTATAGAAAAAGTACTTGGAGACATTAAAACAAATACGCTAGTAATAGGAACTAGAAGTGATTTATTATCTCCAATTGTTGAGCAAATTTATTTGGCTGAAAAACTAGGTAACGCCGTTTACAAAGAGATTGATTCTGAATTTGGTCACGATGGGTTCCTTACAGAAACAGGATTACTTACAGACATCATCAAACCTTTTATGAACTAA
- a CDS encoding phosphoadenylyl-sulfate reductase: protein MGELDNINAKYKDLNYEERIKELYNDFEMEDVLLTSSFGITSILMIHIFNQIKKEQPIHFIDTHYLFEATLKYKQDLIDRFGLNVVDIYPEDWKNEFTTKDETWTKDVDLCCSINKVEPLEKVKENHKVWVSGLMSWQSRYRSRLKVFEEKNGIIKFHPLIDLTQEESEAYIKEHDLPFHPMKDTGYSSVGCTHCTQKGEGRQGRWMDSRKTECGLHL, encoded by the coding sequence ATGGGAGAATTAGACAATATAAACGCAAAGTATAAGGACCTCAACTACGAGGAACGTATCAAGGAGTTGTACAACGATTTCGAGATGGAAGATGTATTACTTACTTCTTCATTTGGGATCACTTCTATTCTAATGATTCACATCTTTAATCAGATTAAGAAAGAGCAACCAATTCACTTTATCGATACACACTATCTTTTCGAAGCAACATTAAAGTACAAGCAAGATCTAATTGATCGTTTTGGTCTTAATGTAGTAGATATTTATCCGGAAGATTGGAAAAATGAATTTACTACTAAAGACGAAACGTGGACAAAGGATGTAGACCTGTGCTGCTCAATAAACAAAGTGGAGCCTTTAGAAAAAGTTAAAGAAAACCACAAAGTTTGGGTGTCTGGCTTAATGTCTTGGCAAAGTAGATACAGAAGTCGACTTAAAGTTTTCGAAGAAAAAAATGGCATAATCAAATTCCATCCATTAATAGATTTAACCCAAGAAGAAAGCGAAGCTTACATTAAAGAACACGATCTTCCTTTTCACCCTATGAAGGATACTGGATATTCTTCCGTTGGCTGTACACATTGTACCCAAAAAGGAGAAGGTCGTCAAGGAAGATGGATGGATTCGAGAAAAACTGAATGTGGATTGCATTTATAA
- a CDS encoding bifunctional precorrin-2 dehydrogenase/sirohydrochlorin ferrochelatase — MSISSDRNNLFPLFLKLEEWDTLIVGAGNIGLEKLTVLIASSPKARIKVVAEKVSDAFERFAIQHANVEVAERSFEEPDLHGVDMMILATNNKEVNAEIKEMGKKYRILTNVVDTPGLCDFYFGSIVNKKHLKIAISTNGKSPVVAKRLRQYFEEHLPDEMDDSIENLHALRDRIQGDLAQKAKALNDLTQILVLKEKEEQQN, encoded by the coding sequence ATGAGCATTTCTTCAGATAGAAATAATCTCTTTCCCCTCTTTCTTAAACTGGAAGAGTGGGATACTCTTATTGTTGGTGCCGGTAACATTGGACTAGAAAAACTAACCGTTTTGATAGCCAGTTCTCCTAAAGCAAGGATTAAAGTGGTTGCCGAAAAGGTGAGCGATGCCTTTGAGCGATTTGCTATTCAACATGCAAATGTGGAAGTAGCAGAGCGTTCTTTTGAGGAGCCTGACTTACATGGAGTAGACATGATGATTTTAGCAACTAACAATAAAGAGGTGAATGCTGAAATCAAAGAGATGGGTAAGAAGTATCGCATCTTAACAAATGTGGTTGATACCCCTGGCTTATGTGATTTCTACTTTGGTTCTATTGTAAACAAGAAGCATTTAAAAATTGCTATTTCAACAAACGGGAAATCACCTGTGGTTGCAAAAAGATTACGTCAATATTTCGAAGAACACCTTCCGGATGAGATGGATGACAGCATCGAGAATCTACATGCTTTAAGAGATAGAATACAAGGTGACTTAGCCCAAAAGGCAAAAGCACTTAATGATCTTACTCAAATTTTGGTCTTAAAAGAAAAAGAAGAGCAACAAAACTAA